Proteins encoded in a region of the Candidatus Tanganyikabacteria bacterium genome:
- a CDS encoding BMC domain-containing protein: MAEALGMIECRSFAAMVEASDAMVKAAKVELVSYEKTGGGYVTAVVRGDVAAVKAATDAGARAAEKVGEVVAVHVIARPHVNVDQVIPLGRGAAAEGIKVEA; encoded by the coding sequence ATGGCTGAAGCTCTCGGAATGATCGAGTGCCGTAGCTTTGCCGCGATGGTCGAGGCGTCCGACGCCATGGTCAAGGCGGCCAAGGTCGAACTCGTGAGCTACGAGAAGACCGGCGGCGGCTACGTGACCGCCGTGGTCCGCGGCGACGTCGCGGCCGTCAAGGCGGCCACCGACGCCGGCGCCCGCGCGGCCGAGAAGGTCGGCGAAGTGGTGGCCGTCCACGTCATCGCCCGCCCGCACGTCAACGTCGACCAGGTCATACCGCTGGGGCGGGGCGCCGCGGCCGAGGGTATCAAGGTCGAGGCGTAG
- the rpiB gene encoding ribose 5-phosphate isomerase B, producing the protein MKIVLASDHGGFALKQSLVAFLQAEGHTVLDFGTHSESPVDYPDYAFLVAATVASGEAERGIMVDGAGIGSSMVANKVPGIRAALCNDLFAARNAREHNAANVLTLGGRIIGIGLAQEIVKIFLATAFASRHQPRIDKISGYERDLLRAAQQTPAPPARVWPAAVPASPGAYR; encoded by the coding sequence GTGAAAATAGTCCTCGCCAGCGACCACGGCGGCTTTGCGCTCAAGCAGAGCCTCGTCGCGTTCTTGCAGGCGGAGGGGCACACGGTGCTGGATTTCGGCACCCATTCCGAGAGCCCGGTCGACTACCCCGATTACGCCTTCCTGGTAGCCGCCACCGTGGCCTCCGGCGAGGCCGAGCGCGGGATCATGGTGGACGGCGCCGGCATCGGCTCGAGCATGGTGGCCAACAAGGTGCCCGGCATCCGGGCGGCGCTGTGCAACGACCTGTTTGCCGCGAGAAACGCCCGCGAGCACAACGCCGCCAACGTCCTGACCCTCGGCGGCCGCATCATCGGCATCGGCCTGGCCCAGGAAATCGTCAAGATCTTCCTGGCGACCGCCTTCGCCAGCCGCCACCAGCCGCGCATCGACAAGATCTCCGGGTACGAGCGCGACCTGCTGCGAGCCGCACAGCAGACGCCCGCCCCACCCGCCAGGGTATGGCCGGCCGCCGTGCCGGCCTCGCCGGGAGCCTACCGATGA
- a CDS encoding EutN/CcmL family microcompartment protein — MLIGKIVGTLVADQKDPKLIGMKLLVVRQLDIEAKEAGGYVIAADSVGAGVGEVVLYATGSSARQTASTENKPVDATIMAIVDTWEVKGQTKYTKDSELAVAEW, encoded by the coding sequence GTGCTGATCGGGAAGATCGTCGGGACGCTGGTCGCCGATCAGAAGGATCCCAAGCTCATCGGGATGAAACTGCTCGTCGTCAGGCAACTCGACATCGAGGCGAAAGAGGCCGGCGGCTACGTGATAGCCGCCGACTCGGTCGGCGCCGGCGTCGGCGAGGTGGTGCTCTACGCCACGGGCTCGTCGGCCCGGCAGACGGCCTCGACCGAGAACAAGCCCGTGGACGCCACCATCATGGCGATCGTCGACACCTGGGAAGTGAAGGGCCAGACCAAGTACACCAAGGACTCGGAACTGGCCGTCGCCGAGTGGTAG
- a CDS encoding aldehyde dehydrogenase EutE, with the protein MPVSEEQLNSIVQKVLGRLQPDGRGAAPANVHAAMQAGEGVFPTLDEALRAVERAQYVLEWERAMSDRQRYIDAIRAVMMQNLDNLARLAVEETGLGRVDHKVIKNRLVTLKTPGTEDLTSTAWTGDHGMTLYEFAPWGVIGAIAPTTNPSETIICNSIGMIAAGNGVCFAPHPRAKRVSQLAISLINRAVVSAGGPPNLVTCVAEPSIQVAQQLMKHPLVRLLVVTGGPAVVAAAMQSGKKVIAAGPGNPPSICDETADLEKAARDMVNGSGFDNNVICSDEKEFIVVASVADRLKEHMRRAGAWEIDADQTERLMKVILAVNKGPGQNSDVQTKWVGQNANVILREIGVNAPDDTKIVLTEVNRNHTLVYTEQLMPILPIVRVRDFEEGLELAVQAEHGYGHTSSLHSRYVDRMHRMARVMDTAIFVKNGPHYAGLGEGGEGPTSFSIAHPTGEGLTYARHFSRMRRCSLVDAFNITSGPVRPIAF; encoded by the coding sequence ATGCCCGTTTCCGAGGAACAGCTCAACAGCATCGTCCAGAAGGTCCTCGGGCGCTTGCAGCCCGACGGCCGCGGGGCGGCGCCCGCCAACGTGCACGCCGCCATGCAGGCCGGCGAGGGGGTCTTCCCGACCCTCGACGAGGCCTTGCGGGCGGTCGAGCGAGCCCAGTACGTGCTCGAGTGGGAACGCGCTATGTCCGACCGGCAGCGCTACATCGACGCGATCCGGGCGGTCATGATGCAGAACCTCGACAACCTCGCCCGCCTGGCGGTCGAGGAGACGGGCCTGGGCCGGGTCGACCACAAGGTGATCAAGAATCGCCTGGTGACCCTCAAGACCCCGGGCACCGAGGATCTCACCAGCACGGCCTGGACCGGCGATCACGGCATGACGCTCTACGAGTTCGCCCCGTGGGGCGTCATCGGCGCCATCGCCCCCACGACCAACCCGTCCGAGACCATCATCTGCAACTCCATCGGCATGATCGCCGCGGGCAACGGCGTCTGCTTCGCCCCGCACCCGCGGGCCAAACGCGTCTCGCAGCTCGCGATCTCGCTGATCAACCGCGCGGTCGTCTCCGCCGGCGGCCCGCCAAACCTGGTCACCTGCGTCGCCGAACCGTCGATCCAGGTGGCCCAGCAACTGATGAAGCACCCCCTCGTGCGCTTGCTGGTCGTCACGGGCGGCCCGGCGGTCGTGGCGGCCGCGATGCAGAGCGGCAAGAAGGTCATCGCGGCCGGCCCGGGCAACCCGCCGTCGATCTGCGACGAGACGGCCGATCTCGAGAAGGCCGCCCGGGACATGGTCAACGGCTCCGGTTTCGACAACAACGTCATCTGCTCGGACGAAAAGGAGTTCATCGTCGTCGCGTCGGTGGCCGACAGGCTCAAGGAGCACATGAGGCGGGCAGGAGCCTGGGAAATCGACGCCGACCAGACCGAACGCCTGATGAAGGTGATCCTGGCGGTCAACAAGGGCCCGGGGCAGAACTCGGACGTCCAGACCAAGTGGGTCGGCCAGAACGCCAACGTCATCCTGCGCGAGATTGGCGTCAATGCGCCGGACGACACCAAGATCGTGCTGACCGAGGTCAACCGCAACCACACGCTCGTCTACACCGAGCAACTGATGCCCATCCTGCCGATCGTGCGGGTGCGCGATTTCGAGGAGGGGCTGGAACTCGCCGTGCAGGCCGAGCACGGCTACGGCCACACTTCGAGCCTCCACTCGCGGTACGTGGACCGCATGCACCGCATGGCGCGGGTCATGGACACGGCGATCTTCGTGAAGAACGGCCCGCACTACGCGGGCCTCGGCGAGGGCGGCGAAGGCCCCACGTCGTTCTCGATCGCCCATCCCACCGGCGAGGGCCTCACGTATGCCCGGCACTTCTCGCGGATGCGCCGGTGCTCGCTGGTGGACGCCTTCAACATCACGTCCGGCCCAGTCCGCCCGATCGCGTTCTAG
- the deoC gene encoding deoxyribose-phosphate aldolase, which produces MIDHTLLKADATEAEVRKLCEEARQYQFMSVCVNPSWVALAAKLLSGSGVKVCTVIGFPLGATDTATKEFETAEAVHNGADEVDMVVNVGALKSKNYQVVEDDIRAVVDAARKARKDVVTKVILETALLTDEEKVVGCALSKSAGADFVKTSTGFSTGGATVKDIALMRATVGPELGVKASGGVRDTKTAQALVAAGATRIGASASVAIVKGTAAAGGGY; this is translated from the coding sequence ATGATCGACCACACCCTGCTCAAGGCCGACGCCACCGAGGCGGAGGTCCGCAAGCTGTGCGAGGAGGCGCGGCAGTACCAGTTCATGAGCGTCTGCGTCAACCCGTCCTGGGTCGCGCTCGCCGCCAAGCTGCTGTCCGGCAGCGGCGTCAAGGTCTGCACCGTCATCGGTTTCCCCCTGGGAGCCACCGACACCGCGACCAAGGAGTTCGAGACGGCCGAGGCCGTCCACAACGGCGCCGACGAAGTGGACATGGTCGTCAACGTCGGCGCCCTCAAGAGCAAGAACTACCAGGTGGTCGAGGACGACATCCGCGCCGTCGTGGACGCGGCCAGGAAGGCTCGCAAGGACGTCGTCACCAAGGTCATCCTCGAGACGGCCCTCCTCACCGACGAGGAAAAGGTCGTCGGGTGCGCCCTCTCGAAGTCGGCGGGCGCCGATTTCGTCAAGACGTCGACCGGTTTCTCCACCGGCGGCGCCACGGTCAAGGACATCGCGCTCATGCGGGCCACCGTGGGCCCGGAGCTCGGGGTCAAGGCGTCGGGCGGCGTGCGGGACACCAAGACCGCACAGGCGCTGGTCGCCGCGGGAGCCACGCGCATCGGCGCGAGCGCGTCGGTCGCCATCGTCAAGGGAACCGCCGCCGCGGGCGGGGGCTATTAG
- a CDS encoding BMC domain-containing protein: MAENVQLRTYVFIDSMQPQFASYMASVASGYLPIQGQAALYVEIAPGMEINRLMDVALKATRVTPAEQIVERQYGMLELHADEQAEVRQAGLAILGSLGRKEEDRLKPKVVSHQIIRAVDDHQAMLINRSGRKGMMLIARQTLFIMETYPAGYAVIAANEAEKAANINLVIVRPTGAFGRVYIAGEEADVMVASEAALKAVNDIKGTEEQKK; encoded by the coding sequence ATGGCCGAAAACGTCCAGCTCAGGACCTACGTCTTCATCGACTCCATGCAGCCGCAGTTCGCGTCGTACATGGCATCGGTGGCTTCGGGCTACCTGCCCATCCAGGGGCAGGCGGCGCTCTACGTCGAGATTGCTCCGGGCATGGAGATCAACCGCCTGATGGACGTGGCCCTCAAGGCCACGCGGGTGACGCCCGCCGAGCAAATCGTCGAGCGCCAGTACGGCATGCTCGAACTCCACGCCGACGAGCAGGCCGAGGTGCGCCAGGCCGGCCTGGCCATCCTGGGCTCGCTGGGCCGCAAGGAAGAAGATCGGCTCAAGCCCAAGGTGGTCTCCCACCAGATCATCCGCGCGGTGGACGATCACCAGGCCATGCTGATCAACCGCAGCGGCCGCAAGGGCATGATGCTCATCGCCCGGCAGACGCTGTTCATCATGGAGACCTATCCGGCCGGCTACGCGGTCATCGCCGCCAACGAAGCCGAAAAGGCCGCCAACATCAATCTCGTCATCGTACGCCCGACCGGGGCTTTCGGCCGCGTCTACATCGCGGGCGAAGAGGCCGACGTCATGGTGGCGTCGGAAGCCGCTCTCAAGGCGGTCAACGACATCAAGGGCACGGAAGAGCAGAAAAAGTAG